A genomic stretch from Canis lupus baileyi chromosome 3, mCanLup2.hap1, whole genome shotgun sequence includes:
- the PLEKHN1 gene encoding pleckstrin homology domain-containing family N member 1 isoform X2 — translation MGNSHCVPQAPRRLRASFSRKPSLKGNREDGTRKLAGLFGIEAGPDQDATADKIFYYIPGTDIRGLESPRENLEQPFLTVFKKGRRRVPVRNLGKVIHYAKVQLRFQHSQDVSDCYLELFPSYLHFQAHGSKGLTFQGLLPLMELSVCPLEGSREHAFQITGPLPAPLHVLCPSQTELGRWLFHLEKQIALVGGLQRCHLAPPQGAPEDELPWTLQHSLTQLRMESGHQMVGSAICASRVKLQHLPSQEQWDRLLVLYPTSLAIFSEEADGLCFKAELPLSAIHINLEEKEKQIRSFLIEGRFINTIRVVCASYEDYSHWLLCLQTVSHRDGVPLLLGPERFPGLRVSTQAMGGGRGSLSSDGRTSWDSGCPAPPSTHTSHSLPESSVTSTAGCPAQLIPDQANPGCTGISRQRAELRRSSSSRSPRSKARGEGRSLATSLYLDLTKLSKQSLEDHPEAPDDPMRTPHSPLYADPYTPPANSQHKITDVQGLDEFLSAVQSSLGPESSSPFPSISVSVPVSDSSSGPSGPHLLSKKGAPQPRASQRHRGSVKGRRPPHLGSPQHVSPQRDVSPDPPLPPSGGHPPTSYDNILDKASSLSHQRWPRGEPEAGGGLIQWI, via the exons ATGGGAAACAGCCACTGCGTCCCTCAGGCCCCTAGGAGGCTCCGGGCTTCCTTCTCCAGAAAGCCTTCGCTGAAGGGAAATAG AGAGGATGGCACAAGGAAGCTGGCTGGCCTGTTTGGCATCGAGGCCGGTCCTGACCAGGACGCCACTGCTGACAAGATCTTCTACTACATCCCTGGGACG GACATCCGGGGCCTGGAGAGCCCGCGAGAAAACCTGGAACAGCCATTCCTGACTGTGTTCAAGAAGGGGCGGCGGAGGGTACCTGTGAGGAATCTGGGCAAGGTTATACACTACGCCAAGGTCCAGCTACGATTCCAACATAGCCAG GACGTCAGCGACTGCTACCTGGAGTTGTTCCCCTCCTACCTCCACTTCCAGGCCCATGGTTCCAAAGGACTCACCTTCCAG GGGCTGTTACCACTGATGGAGCTGAGTGTCTGCCCGCTTGAGGGGTCCAGAGAGCATGCCTTCCAGATCACAG GCCCGCTGCCTGCTCCCCTTCATGTGCTCTGCCCCAGCCAGACTGAGCTAGGCCGCTGGCTGTTCCACCTGGAAAAGCAGATAGCCCTCGTGGGAGGGTTGCAGCGCTGCCACTTGGCACCCCCTCAG GGTGCCCCTGAGGATGAGCTGCCCTGGACTCTGCAGCACAGTCTGACCCAGCTACGGATGGAATCAGGGCATCAAATGGTGGGCAGTGCCATCTGTGCCTCGAGGGTCAAGCTGCAGCATCTGCCCTCACAG GAGCAATGGGACCGGCTCCTGGTCCTGTACCCAACATCTCTGGCTATCTTTTCCGAAGAAGCAGATGGCCTTTGCTTTAAG GCGGAACTCCCACTCAGCGCCATCCACATCAAcctggaagagaaggagaagcagatccGCTCTTTCCTGATTGAAG GCCGCTTCATCAACACTATCCGAGTGGTGTGCGCCAGCTACGAGGACTACAGCCACTGGCTGCTCTGCCTGCAGACTGTCTCCCACAGGGATGGAGTCCCCCTACTGCTGGGCCCTGAGCGCTTCCCGGGGCTGCGGGTGTCTACACAG GCCATGGGTGGCGGCCGGGGCTCACTCTCCTCAGATGGACGAACCAGCTGGGACTCGGGGTGCCCAGcacccccctccacccacacCAGCCACTCTCTCCCTGAGTCCTCAGTGACATCCACAGCAGGCTGCCCTGCCCAGCTTATACCT GACCAGGCCAACCCTGGCTGCACCGGCAtcagcaggcagagggcagagctgaGACGGAGCAGCAGCAGCCGGTCACCCAGGAGCAAGGCCCGGGGTGAGGGACGCAGCCTGGCCACTTCATTGTACTTGGACCTGACCAAG CTGAGCAAGCAGAGCCTAGAGGACCACCCTGAGGCCCCAGACGACCCTATGAGGACCCCACACTCCCCACTCTATGCTGATCCCTACACACCACCTGCTAACTCCCAGCACAAGATCACAGACGTCCAGGGCCTGGATGAG TTCCTCAGCGCAGTGCAGAGCTCACTAGGACCTGAGTCCTCGAGCCCATTCCCCTCCATCTCTGTGTCCGTGCCCGTCTCCGACTCCAGCTCCGGACCCTCCGGTCCCCACTTGCTCTCCAAGAAGGGAGCCCCACAGCCTAGAGCCTCCCAGAGGCACCGAGGCTCCGTCAAGGGCCGGAGGCCACCACACCTGGGCTCCCCTCAGCAT GTCTCCCCTCAGAGGGACGTCTCACCCGACCCCCCGCTGCCTCCCTCAG GTGGCCATCCCCCCACAAGCTATGACAACATCTTGGACAAAGCTTCATCTCTCTCCCACCAGCGGTGGCCCCGAGGAGAACCTGAGGCTGGAGGGGGGCTCATCCAGTGGATCTGA
- the PERM1 gene encoding PGC-1 and ERR-induced regulator in muscle protein 1 — translation MENFQYSIQLSDQDWAEFSATAEECGLLQASLASGDELLSSDIDQGDRSGSSPLGPPPLLEGQPGSQGRGWPSFKKEDKAATRPLVSRSWHEPGLALGADQQMPSTSTLSEALLSLGSDAAPPGQSSSLLGPVSSRDKMQKLLQGPASQGPAPSPSGEPPQSSESPGCSSAPQKPPGSPGALPCSPSRKKRRSAGAKGGRCLSTPDSAPTQLGSLLLADVKPKEDLGLAGSRGKGLSAETAEQTAGTGQDELGPDSAGAPAQVTRQGTDLDLSTPVPTTEQGTDLLRMTPTAKLHTMSTPPQETHADISMAKSDVALSTHASKLQPDTPLSTPTSKSRLDMDLPMLGPVVKLEVDSSTLASPHLVSKAQPDVGVSTPTPIPQAGPDEVKVEVAPMAKLCLSPVVSPGGPQEKPREEEASAGTPGYHSGEPPLGPVQAPKKKKVRFSMAVPSPEEPGSGDTSPPSPATAQPSSPRTTVGARGGPGAWDAMAVGPRSPQPRILKHLPPPSPSASVGSRPRNSFAVTLPEAYEFLFCDTIEEEDEQAEEEAEAGQALAEVQWPDTCEFFFQDCQAQRSGPQGSHSVAQPPPAEPVPAPPPGDPVPISIPEAYEHFLGEDSSGGRLELAAFLQRPATEHASLVPWGVGPGTLPEPSPATAEQLSLAVKQAGEPRDLLTSFTFSQNDMCLVFVAFATWAVRTSDLHTPDAWKTVLLANIGTISAIHYFRRQVGQVRRSRSRSRSRSPSPSS, via the exons ATGGAAAACTTCCAGTACAGCATTCAGCTGAGTGACCAGGATTGGGCTGAGTTTTCAGCCACAGCTGAGGAGTGTGGCCTCCTCCAGGCCAGCTTGGCATCTGGGGATGAACTCTTGTCCAGTGACATTGACCAAGGGGACAGGAGTGGCAGCAGTCCCCTTGGGCCTCCACCCCTTCTCGAAGGACAGCCGGGCTCTCAGGGGAGGGGCTGGCCCAGCTTCAAGAAGGAGGACAAGGCAGCCACCCGGCCACTGGTCAGCAGGTCTTGGCATGAACCTGGCTTGGCCCTGGGGGCCGATCAGCAGATGCCCAGCACGTCCACACTGTCAGAAGCTTTGCTGTCCCTCGGATCTGATGCCGCCCCTCCAGGCCAGAGCTCGTCCCTTCTAGGGCCAGTGTCTTCCAGAGACAAGATGCAGAAGCTTCTGCAGGGGCCGgcctcccagggccctgcccctaGTCCCTCTGGCGAGCCTCCTCAGAGCTCTGAGTCTCCCGGCTGCAGCAGTGCTCCCCAGAAGCCCCCTGGTAGCCCAGGAGCCCTACCATGCAGCCCGAGCCGAAAGAAGAGGCGCTCTGCTGGAGCCAAGGGAGGCAGGTGCTTGAGCACCCCAGACTCTGCTCCCACCCAGCTGGGTTCCCTGCTGCTTGCTGATGTCAAGCCCAAGGAGGATCTTGGCCTGGCTGGGTCCAGGGGGAAGGGTCTCTCGGCTGAGACAGCAGAGCAGACAGCAGGAACCGGGCAGGATGAACTGGGTCCAGACTCTGCAGGAGCCCCTGCACAGGTGACCAGGCAAGGAACAGATCTGGATCTGTCTACACCTGTCCCTACGACCGAACAAGGTACAGACCTACTCAGAATGACCCCTACAGCTAAGCTACATACCATGTCCACACCTCCCCAGGAGACTCATGCAGATATCTCAATGGCTAAGTCAGATGTGGCTCTGTCTACACATGCCTCCAAGCTTCAACCTGACACGCCTCTGTCTACACCTACCTCCAAATCTAGACTGGACATGGATCTGCCTATGCTAGGCCCAGTGGTTAAGCTGGAGGTGGATTCATCTACACTTGCTTCGCCTCACCTTGTTTCCAAGGCCCAACCTGATGTGGGTGTGTCTACACCCACTCCCATTCCCCAGGCTGGGCCAGACGAGGTGAAAGTGGAGGTTGCCCCAATGGCCAAGTTGTGTTTGAGCCCTGTTGTGTCTCCAGGAGGACCCCaagagaagcccagagaggaggaggcttCAGCAGGTACCCCTGGATATCACTCAGGGGAGCCCCCACTAGGCCCTGTCCAAGCACCCAAGAAGAAGAAAGTACGATTTTCCATGGCTGTGCCCAGTCCTGAGGAGCCAGGTTCAGGGGACACCTCACCACCTTCACCAGCCACAGCCCAGCCCTCATCCCCCAGGACCACAGTGGGGGCCCGAGGGGGGCCTGGAGCCTGGGACGCCATGGCTGTGGGGCCCCGGTCTCCGCAGCCTCGGATCCTCAAACACCTGCCTCCCCCTTCGCCCTCTGCTTCAGTGGGGTCCAGGCCCAGGAACAGCTTTGCAGTGACCCTCCCGGAAGCCTATGAGTTCTTGTTCTGTGACACTATTGAGGAGGAGGATGAAcaggctgaggaggaggcagaAGCTGGCCAGGCCTTGGCTGAAGTACAGTGGCCAGACACGTGTGAGTTCTTCTTCCAGGACTGCCAAGCCCAGAGATCCGGGCCCCAGGGGAGCCACTCTGTGGCCCAGCCCCCACCAGCAGAGCctgtgcctgcccctccccctggagaCCCTGTGCCCATCTCCATCCCCGAGGCCTACGAACACTTCCTTGGAGAGGACTCTTCAGGGGGCCGGCTGGAGCTGGCTGCCTTTCTCCAGCGGCCGGCCACCGAGCACGCCAGCTTGGTCCCCTGGGGAGTGGGGCCTGGCACCCTAccagagcccagcccagccacaGCAGAGCAGCTCAGTCTGGCAGTCAAGCAAGCAG GGGAACCCCGAGATCTTCTCACCTCATTCACCTTCAGCCAGAATGACATGTGCTTGGTGTTTGTAGCCTTTGCTACCTGGGCTGTGAGAACATCAGATCTCCACACCCCAGATGCCTGGAAAACAG TCTTGTTGGCCAACATCGGTACCATCTCTGCTATCCACTACTTCCGCCGGCAGGTGGGGCAGGTtcgccgcagccgcagccgcagccgcagccgcagccccagccccagctcttaG
- the PLEKHN1 gene encoding pleckstrin homology domain-containing family N member 1 isoform X1, whose amino-acid sequence MGNSHCVPQAPRRLRASFSRKPSLKGNREDGTRKLAGLFGIEAGPDQDATADKIFYYIPGTDIRGLESPRENLEQPFLTVFKKGRRRVPVRNLGKVIHYAKVQLRFQHSQDVSDCYLELFPSYLHFQAHGSKGLTFQGLLPLMELSVCPLEGSREHAFQITGPLPAPLHVLCPSQTELGRWLFHLEKQIALVGGLQRCHLAPPQGAPEDELPWTLQHSLTQLRMESGHQMVGSAICASRVKLQHLPSQEQWDRLLVLYPTSLAIFSEEADGLCFKAELPLSAIHINLEEKEKQIRSFLIEGRFINTIRVVCASYEDYSHWLLCLQTVSHRDGVPLLLGPERFPGLRVSTQAMGGGRGSLSSDGRTSWDSGCPAPPSTHTSHSLPESSVTSTAGCPAQLIPDQANPGCTGISRQRAELRRSSSSRSPRSKARGEGRSLATSLYLDLTKLSKQSLEDHPEAPDDPMRTPHSPLYADPYTPPANSQHKITDVQGLDEFLSAVQSSLGPESSSPFPSISVSVPVSDSSSGPSGPHLLSKKGAPQPRASQRHRGSVKGRRPPHLGSPQHSPPPGLSSQTRGWGSQVSPQRDVSPDPPLPPSGGHPPTSYDNILDKASSLSHQRWPRGEPEAGGGLIQWI is encoded by the exons ATGGGAAACAGCCACTGCGTCCCTCAGGCCCCTAGGAGGCTCCGGGCTTCCTTCTCCAGAAAGCCTTCGCTGAAGGGAAATAG AGAGGATGGCACAAGGAAGCTGGCTGGCCTGTTTGGCATCGAGGCCGGTCCTGACCAGGACGCCACTGCTGACAAGATCTTCTACTACATCCCTGGGACG GACATCCGGGGCCTGGAGAGCCCGCGAGAAAACCTGGAACAGCCATTCCTGACTGTGTTCAAGAAGGGGCGGCGGAGGGTACCTGTGAGGAATCTGGGCAAGGTTATACACTACGCCAAGGTCCAGCTACGATTCCAACATAGCCAG GACGTCAGCGACTGCTACCTGGAGTTGTTCCCCTCCTACCTCCACTTCCAGGCCCATGGTTCCAAAGGACTCACCTTCCAG GGGCTGTTACCACTGATGGAGCTGAGTGTCTGCCCGCTTGAGGGGTCCAGAGAGCATGCCTTCCAGATCACAG GCCCGCTGCCTGCTCCCCTTCATGTGCTCTGCCCCAGCCAGACTGAGCTAGGCCGCTGGCTGTTCCACCTGGAAAAGCAGATAGCCCTCGTGGGAGGGTTGCAGCGCTGCCACTTGGCACCCCCTCAG GGTGCCCCTGAGGATGAGCTGCCCTGGACTCTGCAGCACAGTCTGACCCAGCTACGGATGGAATCAGGGCATCAAATGGTGGGCAGTGCCATCTGTGCCTCGAGGGTCAAGCTGCAGCATCTGCCCTCACAG GAGCAATGGGACCGGCTCCTGGTCCTGTACCCAACATCTCTGGCTATCTTTTCCGAAGAAGCAGATGGCCTTTGCTTTAAG GCGGAACTCCCACTCAGCGCCATCCACATCAAcctggaagagaaggagaagcagatccGCTCTTTCCTGATTGAAG GCCGCTTCATCAACACTATCCGAGTGGTGTGCGCCAGCTACGAGGACTACAGCCACTGGCTGCTCTGCCTGCAGACTGTCTCCCACAGGGATGGAGTCCCCCTACTGCTGGGCCCTGAGCGCTTCCCGGGGCTGCGGGTGTCTACACAG GCCATGGGTGGCGGCCGGGGCTCACTCTCCTCAGATGGACGAACCAGCTGGGACTCGGGGTGCCCAGcacccccctccacccacacCAGCCACTCTCTCCCTGAGTCCTCAGTGACATCCACAGCAGGCTGCCCTGCCCAGCTTATACCT GACCAGGCCAACCCTGGCTGCACCGGCAtcagcaggcagagggcagagctgaGACGGAGCAGCAGCAGCCGGTCACCCAGGAGCAAGGCCCGGGGTGAGGGACGCAGCCTGGCCACTTCATTGTACTTGGACCTGACCAAG CTGAGCAAGCAGAGCCTAGAGGACCACCCTGAGGCCCCAGACGACCCTATGAGGACCCCACACTCCCCACTCTATGCTGATCCCTACACACCACCTGCTAACTCCCAGCACAAGATCACAGACGTCCAGGGCCTGGATGAG TTCCTCAGCGCAGTGCAGAGCTCACTAGGACCTGAGTCCTCGAGCCCATTCCCCTCCATCTCTGTGTCCGTGCCCGTCTCCGACTCCAGCTCCGGACCCTCCGGTCCCCACTTGCTCTCCAAGAAGGGAGCCCCACAGCCTAGAGCCTCCCAGAGGCACCGAGGCTCCGTCAAGGGCCGGAGGCCACCACACCTGGGCTCCCCTCAGCAT TCTCCTCCCCCAGGGCTCAGCTCTCAGACTCGTGGTTGGGGTTCTCAGGTCTCCCCTCAGAGGGACGTCTCACCCGACCCCCCGCTGCCTCCCTCAG GTGGCCATCCCCCCACAAGCTATGACAACATCTTGGACAAAGCTTCATCTCTCTCCCACCAGCGGTGGCCCCGAGGAGAACCTGAGGCTGGAGGGGGGCTCATCCAGTGGATCTGA